GTCGACCAGCTTGTTGGCTCCGATCCATGGCATCATCGCACGAAGTTCAGCGCCGACTTTCTCAATGGGATGAGCCGCAGCAAGCTTGCGGGCGGCCTTTAGTTCAGGCTGGCCGGCACGGTTGTCGAGCACGAAGTTCTTTACGAAACGACCCTGCTGAATATCATTCAGGACACGCTTCATCTCCGCCTTCGTTTCCGAAGTGATGATGCGTGGACCAGTTGTGATATCGCCATATTCCGCGGTGTTGCTGATCGAATAACGCATGTTGGCGATGCCACCCTCATACATCAGGTCGACGATCAGCTTCACTTCATGCAGGCATTCGAAATACGCCATTTCAGGAGCGTAGCCCGCTTCGGTCAGCGTCTCGAAACCAGCCTGGATCAAGTGGGTGAGACCACCGCAGAGCACGGCCTGTTCGCCGAATAGATCGGTTTCGCACTCTTCGCGGAAGTTGGTTTCGATAATGCCCGAACGACCGCCGCCTACCGCGGAGGCATAGGCCAGCGCGATGTCATGGGCGTTACCGCTGGAGTCCTGCTCAACTGCGATAAGGCAGGGAACGCCGCCACCGCGCTGATATTCGCTGCGAACGGTGTGGCCCGGTCCCTTTGGCGCGATCATGATTACGTCGAGATCGGCGCGGGGCTCGATCAGGCCGAAATGCACGTTCAGGCCGTGGGCGAAAGCGATGGTTGCGCCGTCCTTCAGGTTCGCGGCGAGGTCGTCGGCGTAGATGCCAGCCTGATGCTCATCGGGAGCGAGGATCATGACGATGTCAGCCCACTTTGCAGCGTCGGCGTTGGTCATGACCTTGAAGCCAGCGTTAATTGCCTTGGCAGCGGTTGCCGAGCCTTCACGCAGAGCAACTGCAACGTCGAGAATGCCCGAATCCTTGAGGTTCTGGGCGTGGGCGTGGCCTTGACTGCCATAGCCGATAATCGCAATTTTCTTGTTCTTGATCAGGCCGATGTCGGCATCCCGGTCGTAATATACGCGCATTGTATTCCCTGACTTGAGTTAATTAATGGGGCATTGATTGGATGGGCGGATTAAGCTGCCTCGCGACCGCGCGCGATGGCGACGATCCCGGTGCGGGCAACTTCGACAAGACCGACTTCGCGCATCAAAGCGATGAACCGATCAATCTTTGTGGAGGCTCCAGTGACTTCGAAAACGAAGCTACCGATGGTGGTATCGACGACGTTGGCGCGGAACACTTCAGCAAGGCGCAGGGCCTCGATCCGGTTTTCGCCAGTGCCCGCGACCTTTACCAAGGCGAGTTCGCGTTCCACGTGATCGCCCAGTACGGTGAGGTCGGTGACGCGATGGACGGGGACCAGACGATCGAGTTGGGCAACAACCTGTTCGATGACCGCGGGGGTGCCGGTGGTGACGATGGTGATGCGGCTGACGGCATCATCTTCGCTGATGTCGGCGACGGTGAGGCTTTCGATATTATAGCCGCGCGCCGAGAACATACCGGCGATCCGGGCGAGAACGCCGGATTCATTGTCGACGATTACCGAGAGGGTGTGTCGTTCGGAAACGGTTTCAAGAATGTGCATCAGACCAGCGCCTTCGCTTCGTCGTCCATGACGCCAGTGACGCCGGCCGGGTCGAGGATCATATCGGTGTGAGCTGCGCCAGATGGGATCATCGGGAAGCAGTTTGCAAGTTTCGCGACACGGCAATCGACGATGACCGGGCCAGGTTGATTGAGCATCTCGTTTATACCCGATTCCAGGTCGGCGGGATTTTCGATGCGGATGCCGGTCCAGCCATAAGCCTCTCCCAACTTCACGAAGTCTGGGAGAGAATCACTATAACTCTCTGAATAACGGCTCTCATATGTCAGCTCCTGCCACTGACGGACCATGCCCATATACTCGTTATTCAGAATAAAAATTTTCACAGGCAGACGATATTGAGTCGCCGTCGCCAGTTCCTGAATGTTCATCTGGATCGACGCTTCACCGGCGATATCAATCACCAGAGCATTCGGATTGCCGATTTGCGCGCCGATTGCGGCGGGCAGGCCATAGCCCATCGTGCCGAGGCCACCGCTGGTCAGCCATTTGTTCGGACTTTCGAAATCGAAATGCTGAGCGGCCCACATCTGATGCTGACCGACTTCGGTGGTGATGATCGGATTGCGCTTGTGCGTCGCCTCCCACAGAGCGCGGACGGCGTGCTGTGGCATGATTTCAGTCTTTGACTTCGTAAAGCCGAGCGATTTTTTCGCGCGCCACTTGTCGATCTGTGACCACCATGCGCTCAAATCGGCCTTTGCGTACTGACGCGCTTTCCAGATTTTCACCATATCCTCGATCGCGCGACCGACGTCGCCGACGATGCCGAGGTCGACGCGGACGATCTTGTTGATCGAACTCCGGTCGATATCGATATGGATTTTCTTGGAATTGGGCGAAAACGCATCCAATCGACCCGTAACCC
This genomic stretch from Sphingomonas paeninsulae harbors:
- the ilvC gene encoding ketol-acid reductoisomerase, translated to MRVYYDRDADIGLIKNKKIAIIGYGSQGHAHAQNLKDSGILDVAVALREGSATAAKAINAGFKVMTNADAAKWADIVMILAPDEHQAGIYADDLAANLKDGATIAFAHGLNVHFGLIEPRADLDVIMIAPKGPGHTVRSEYQRGGGVPCLIAVEQDSSGNAHDIALAYASAVGGGRSGIIETNFREECETDLFGEQAVLCGGLTHLIQAGFETLTEAGYAPEMAYFECLHEVKLIVDLMYEGGIANMRYSISNTAEYGDITTGPRIITSETKAEMKRVLNDIQQGRFVKNFVLDNRAGQPELKAARKLAAAHPIEKVGAELRAMMPWIGANKLVDKAKN
- the ilvN gene encoding acetolactate synthase small subunit, which gives rise to MHILETVSERHTLSVIVDNESGVLARIAGMFSARGYNIESLTVADISEDDAVSRITIVTTGTPAVIEQVVAQLDRLVPVHRVTDLTVLGDHVERELALVKVAGTGENRIEALRLAEVFRANVVDTTIGSFVFEVTGASTKIDRFIALMREVGLVEVARTGIVAIARGREAA
- a CDS encoding acetolactate synthase 3 large subunit; the protein is MPAEMPGAEILIEALVDLGVEVVFGYPGGAVLPIYDALFKQKRIRHILVRHEQAATHAAEGYARSTGKPGVVLVTSGPGATNAITGITDALMDSIPMVVITGQVPTALIGTDAFQEADTVGITRHCTKHNYLVKDPAKLGDIVHEAFYIATSGRPGPVVIDIPKDVQVATARYTKPGPIQHKAYRPQVKADPKLLEAAIEMIAAAERPIFYTGGGIINAGPNASTVLRELQRLTGAPVTSTLMGLGAYPASGDAWLGMLGMHGTYEANMAMHGADLIICLGARFDDRVTGRLDAFSPNSKKIHIDIDRSSINKIVRVDLGIVGDVGRAIEDMVKIWKARQYAKADLSAWWSQIDKWRAKKSLGFTKSKTEIMPQHAVRALWEATHKRNPIITTEVGQHQMWAAQHFDFESPNKWLTSGGLGTMGYGLPAAIGAQIGNPNALVIDIAGEASIQMNIQELATATQYRLPVKIFILNNEYMGMVRQWQELTYESRYSESYSDSLPDFVKLGEAYGWTGIRIENPADLESGINEMLNQPGPVIVDCRVAKLANCFPMIPSGAAHTDMILDPAGVTGVMDDEAKALV